One Setaria italica strain Yugu1 chromosome I, Setaria_italica_v2.0, whole genome shotgun sequence DNA window includes the following coding sequences:
- the LOC101767624 gene encoding 30S ribosomal protein S21, chloroplastic, whose protein sequence is MAAPATTSLLSTLLQLPLAPFSGKSSPPSVVHVPRRAPTAVVAAKGYNVQILVDENEGEESIFRRFRREVMRAGVLQEIKRRRRYESKKDEKKRKAREAGRRNRRRRMMDEPRFPEEDAGAAKARDDDDDNWEIDGLL, encoded by the exons ATGGCCGCCCCCGCCACGACGTCCCTGCTGAGCACGCTGCTGCAGCTGCCCCTGGCCCCGTTCTCAGGGAagagctcgccgccgtccgtgGTGCACGTGCCGCGGCGGGCGccgacggcggtggtggccgccaAGGGGTACAATGTGCAGATCCTGGTGGACGAGAACGAGGGGGAGGAGTCCATCTTCCGGCGGTTCCGGCGGGAGGTGATGCGCGCCGGCGTGCTGCAGGAGATCAAGCGCCGCCGGAGGTACGAAAGcaagaaggatgagaagaagcgcaAGGCGCGCGAGGCCGGACGCCGCAACCGCCGCAG GCGCATGATGGATGAGCCAAGGTTCCCAGAAGAAGATGCAGGCGCCGCAAAGGctcgtgatgatgatgatgacaactGGGAGATTGACGGTCTCCTGTAA
- the LOC101766809 gene encoding GDSL esterase/lipase At2g04570: MSTLRHSLVPLMLLQLHILSGGPAAAKVPALIVFGDSTVDTGNNNYISTVIKSDFAPYGRDLRVGSGGGQPTGRFSNGRLAVDFISEAFGLPPLVPAYLDPNADMSSLATGACFASAGAGYDNATSDLFSVLPLWKELDYFKEYAARLRSFHGDDKAQETLSEALYIVSMGTNDFLENYYGVPSGQAARYAAASDYAGYLLGVAESFARALHALGARKLDLNGLPPMGCLPLERRAATGACTEEYNAVARGFNEGLRDLVARLDGGLGGGARVVYGDVYGAVAEVLADPAAHGFEDVGAGCCGATGRFEMGYMCNEASPLTCADAGKFAFWDAIHPTEHLHRFIAERKMNTTLYVFL; encoded by the exons ATGTCGACTCTGCGGCATTCTCTTGTACCTCTCATGCTCCTGCAGCTGCACATCCTCTCCGGCGGGCCAGCGGCGGCGAAGGTCCCGGCGCTGATCGTGTTCGGCGACTCGACGGTCGACACGGGCAACAACAACTACATCTCCACTGTCATCAAGAGCGACTTCGCCCCCTACGGGCGCGACCTCCGtgtgggcagcggcggcggccagcccaCCGGCCGGTTCTCCAACGGCCGCCTCGCCGTTGACTTCATCTCGGAGGCTTTCGGGCTGCCGCCACTCGTGCCGGCGTACCTTGACCCGAACGCCGACATGAGCAGCCTTGCGACCGGCGCCTGCTTCGCCTCTGCCGGCGCCGGCTACGACAACGCCACGTCCGATCTTTTC TCCGTCCTGCCGCTATGGAAAGAGCTCGACTACTTCAAGGAGTACGCGGCGAGGCTCCGGAGCTTCCATGGCGACGACAAGGCCCAGGAGACGCTTTCCGAGGCGCTCTACATCGTCAGCATGGGCACCAACGACTTCCTGGAGAACTACTACGGCGTGCCGTCCGGTCAGGCGGCGCGGTACGCGGCGGCGTCGGACTACGCCGGCTacctcctcggcgtcgcggaGTCGTTCGCGCGCGCGCTGCACGCGCTGGGGGCGCGCAAGCTGGACCTGAACGGGCTCCCGCCGATGGGTTGTCTCCCGCTGGAGCGccgcgcggcgacgggcgcgtgCACGGAGGAGTACAACGCCGTGGCGCGCGGGTTCAACGAGGGGCTCCGCGACCTGGTGGCGCGGCTCGACGgaggcctcggcggcggcgcgagggtgGTGTACGGCGACGTGTACGGCGCCGTGGCGGAGGTGCTCGCGGACCCGGCGGCGCACGGGTTCGAGGACGTCGGCGCCGGGTGCTGCGGCGCGACGGGGCGGTTCGAGATGGGGTACATGTGCAACGAGGCGAGCCCGCTGACGTGCGCGGACGCCGGCAAGTTCGCGTTCTGGGACGCCATCCACCCCACCGAGCACCTCCACCGCTTCATCGCCGAACGGAAGATGAACACCACGCTCTACGTGTTCCTCTAG
- the LOC101768023 gene encoding uncharacterized protein LOC101768023, whose amino-acid sequence MPASIRSVSPDAAGDVGAALALEDLVVGGGADCIGALACGRRRSFSYRRLPEPRLRLTVRKLDDSFFDVEIARSAAVWELKAAIEELFFALFDDTEKTIPWQHVWSHFCLCFKDEKLTDDKATLRAFGIRDGDELHFAQHLSVDYSPCKSLPKNQKTASHRRSMTSSDDIRPRSLLDDLNEDEGEKFTDSRCSTSVLEDLCIYEYNEERMEEESRKKGSLFRGWFSYSKLRSNRRTHAEDTVPPSCEKKNARPKLGKWFSSKRSKTQGN is encoded by the exons ATGCCGGCCAGCATCCGCTCGGTGTCcccggacgccgccggcgatgtTGGCGCCGCGCTCGCCCTCGAGGACCTcgttgtcggcggcggcgcggactgCATCGGCGCGCTCgcgtgcggccgccgccgcagcttctcctaccgccgcctccccgagccccgcctccgcctcaccGTCCGCAAGCTCGACGACTCCTTCTTCG ACGTGGAGATTGCGAGGTCCGCCGCGGTGTGGGAGCTAAAGGCGGCCATCGAGGAGCTTTTCTTCGCCCTCTTCGACGACACCGAGAAGACCATCCCTTG GCAGCACGTGTGGAGTCACTTCTGCTTATGCTTCAAGGACGAGAAACTGACGGATGACAAGGCAACATTGCGTGCATTTGGTATTAGGGATGGTGATGAG CTTCATTTTGCCCAGCATCTCTCTGTTGACTACAGCCCATGCAAGAGTCTTCCCAAAAACCAGAAGACAGCATCTCACAGAAG GTCAATGACTTCGTCGGATGATATCAGGCCAAGGAGTTTGTTGGATGATCTCAATGAAGATGAGGGTGAGAAGTTTACTGACAGCAGGTGTTCTACAAGTGTCTTAGAAGATCTTTGTATTTATGAGTACAATGAGGAGCgcatggaagaagaaagccGCAAGAAGGGAAGTTTATTCCGCGGCTGGTTCTCTTACTCTAAATTGAGGAGTAACAGGAGGACGCATGCAGAAGACACTGTGCCACCATCTTGTGAGAAGAAAAATGCACGTCCAAAGCTGGGGAAGTGGTTCTCCTCAAAAAGATCGAAGACACAGGGCAATTGA
- the LOC101766394 gene encoding GDSL esterase/lipase At2g42990: MAPPRRPGAGAALLLQQQLVAAAVLLLTTTVAASPRVPAVIVFGDSTVDTGNNNVIPTPLRADFPPYGRDMPGGPRATGRFGNGRLPPDLISEALGLPPLVPAYLDPAYGIDDFARGVCFASAGTGIDNATASVLSVIPLWKEVEYYAEYQRRLRARLGRSRAAAVIRDALHVVSIGTNDFLENYFLLATGRFAQFTVDEFEDFLVAGAREFLARIHRLGARRVTFAGLAAIGCLPLERTTNALRGGGCVEEYNEVARRYNAKLQDMVRGLRAEFPKLKLAYISVYESFLNLITDPAKFGLENVEEGCCATGKFEMGFMCNDDAPLTCDDADKFLFWDAFHPTEKVNRLMANHTLEVCYQEGVL, from the exons ATGGCGCCACCCCGCCGTCCCGGGGCCGgagcggcgctgctgctgcagcagcagctggtggcggcggcggtgctgctgctgACGACAACGGTGGCGGCGTCTCCGCGTGTGCCGGCGGTGATCGTGTTCGGGGACTCGACGGTGGACACGGGCAACAACAACGTGATTCCGACGCCGCTTCGCGCCGACTTCCCGCCCTACGGCCGCGACATGCCGGGGGGGCCGCGCGCGACGGGGCGGTTCGGCAACGGGCGGCTGCCGCCGGACCTCATCTCGGAGGCGCTGGGCCTGCCGCCGCTTGTGCCGGCGTACCTCGACCCGGCCTACGGTATCGATGACTTCGCCCGCGGCGTGTGCTTCGCGTCCGCCGGCACCGGCATCGACAACGCCACCGCCAGCGTACTG TCAGTGATCCCGCTGTGGAAGGAGGTGGAGTACTACGCCGAGTaccagcgccgcctccgcgcgcgcctcggccggtcccgcgccgccgccgtcatccgcGACGCGCTCCACGTGGTGAGCATCGGCACCAACGACTTCCTCGAGAACTACTTCCTGCTCGCGACGGGCCGGTTCGCGCAGTTCACGGTGGACGAGTTCGAGGacttcctcgtcgccggcgcgcgggaGTTCCTGGCCCGGATCCACCGCCTCGGCGCGCGGCGGGTCACCTTCGCGGGCCTCGCCGCCATCGGGTGCCTGCCGCTCGAGCGCACCACCAAcgcgctccgcggcggcgggtgcgTCGAGGAGTACAACGAGGTGGCCAGGAGGTACAACGCCAAGCTCCAGGACATGGTGCGCGGGCTCAGGGCCGAGTTCCCCAAGCTCAAGCTCGCGTACATCTCCGTCTACGAGAGCTTCCTCAACCTCATCACCGACCCGGCAAAGTTCG GGCTGGAGAACGTGGAGGAGGGGTGCTGCGCGACGGGCAAGTTCGAGATGGGGTTCATGTGCAACGACGACGCGCCGCTCACCTGCGACGACGCCGACAAGTTCCTCTTCTGGGACGCGTTCCACCCCACGGAGAAGGTGAACCGCCTCATGGCAAACCACACGCTAGAAGTCTGCTACCAAGAGGGCGTCCTGTGA
- the LOC101767225 gene encoding mediator of RNA polymerase II transcription subunit 11: MIPQSQSSSLQRLHHVEKRIVRVLELAGAVMEELGNSQGPRTDAVGAHCREFMLAMKDIQTTLREEIKSACEYRPFEKCDYSARIANEICCKKLEYVIEKLDTMQQNLGQSPDDI, from the exons ATGATTCCGCAGAGCCAGAGCAGCTCCCTGCAGCGCCTTCACCACGTCGAGAAG CGGATAGTGCGGGTGCTGGAGCTTGCGGGTGCGGTGATGGAGGAGCTCGGAAACTCTCAGGGCCCCCGCACCGATGCAGTCGGCGCGCACTGCCGCGAGTTCATGCTCGCTATGAAG GATATTCAAACGACTTTGCGTGAGGAAATCAAAAGTGCTTGTGAATATCGCCCATTTGAAAAGTGTGATTACAGCGCAAGGATTGCTAACGAGATATGCTGTAAGAAGCTGGAGTATGTAATTGAGAAGTTGGATACCATGCAACAGAACCTTGGACAGAGCCCTGATGATATTTAG
- the LOC111256120 gene encoding uncharacterized protein LOC111256120 has product MASTRVWLLAAALAAACALLACRPAGAEEGLPPAIGGTVFGCNPAVDKTCKPDGPTLLPGGGVDLDGDGDEDELPMFDPHLTILGHAH; this is encoded by the coding sequence ATGGCGTCCACGCGCGTGTGGCtcctcgcggcggcgctcgcggcggCGTGCGCTCTGCTCGCCTGCaggcccgccggcgccgaggagggACTCCCGCCCGCCATCGGCGGCACCGTGTTCGGGTGCAACCCGGCCGTGGACAAGACGTGCAAGCCCGACGGCCCGACGCTGCTGCCGGGCGGAGGCGTGGACCTcgacggtgacggcgacgaggacgagctgCCCATGTTCGACCCCCACCTCACCATCCTCGGCCACGCCCACTGA